A window of the Brassica napus cultivar Da-Ae chromosome C5, Da-Ae, whole genome shotgun sequence genome harbors these coding sequences:
- the LOC125587030 gene encoding pre-mRNA-splicing factor 38B-like, with protein sequence MADSSRRERERDEEISSSRSRRGGVEEIDRDQERSSSQSRRGGVEETERHEETSAPIDHGAFREIERHEATSAMIDNSAIMVESTERLVSSREKMAESSRRERETRRYHRRGVVAESSRSRRGGVEEIDRDQERSSSRSRRGGVEETERHEETSPPIDHGAFREIERHEATSAVIDHSAIMVESTERLVSSREKMTESSREKHERLVFHERERKKRGVLRE encoded by the coding sequence ATGGCGGATTCgtcgaggagagagagagagagagacgaggaGATATCATCGTCGCGGAGTCGTCGAGGAGGCGTCGAGGAGATCGACAGAGATCAGGAGAGATCATCGTCGCAGAGTCGTCGAGGAGGCGTCGAGGAGACCGAGAGACACGAGGAGACATCAGCGCCGATTGATCACGGAGCCTTCAGGGAGATCGAGAGACACGAGGCGACATCAGCCATGATTGATAACTCAGCCATCATGGTGGAGTCGACGGAGAGATTGGTTTCGTCTAGAGAGAAGATGGCGGAGTCgtcgaggagagagagagagacgaggaGATATCATCGTCGCGGAGTCGTCGCGGAGTCGTCGAGGAGTCGTCGAGGAGGCGTCGAGGAGATCGACAGAGACCAGGAGAGATCATCGTCGCGGAGTCGTCGAGGAGGCGTCGAGGAGACCGAGAGACACGAGGAGACATCACCGCCGATTGATCACGGAGCCTTCAGGGAGATCGAGAGACACGAGGCGACATCAGCCGTGATTGATCACTCAGCCATCATGGTGGAGTCGACGGAGAGATTGGTTTCGTCTAGAGAGAAGATGACGGAGTCGTCGAGAGAAAAACACGAACGACTTGTGTttcatgagagagagagaaagaaacgcGGAGTGCTGAGAGAGTGA